In a genomic window of Occallatibacter riparius:
- a CDS encoding M23 family metallopeptidase: MNCSSSRVIRAALVSLLFSFAVAAFAQHAAEPHPDPIKNVFWQPDQPQQGSPLFVTCELTAPAIKVTGTWHGKRLTFFRGEKPHLWYALAGVDLDTQPGPYEVKVSAHLRTGRWASATKRVTIEPINASAGNVQVPEQYVQPSPEEQKQIAHDDLLKKRAFARDIQRPLWSGGFAEPIEAPATPSFGETRLMNEEKTSRHLGTDYPAKEGTAVHASNSGVVVLARSMFYEGNIVIINHGQRLFTVYMHLSRIDVHEGRRVRKGQTMGLSGATGRVSGPHLHFEAKWSGSAVDPVQLVHLTLPDLKPEHRHAH, from the coding sequence ATGAACTGTTCCTCTTCCCGTGTCATTCGCGCGGCGCTGGTCTCCCTCCTATTCTCATTCGCCGTTGCAGCATTCGCGCAGCACGCGGCTGAGCCGCACCCGGATCCCATCAAGAACGTCTTCTGGCAGCCGGACCAGCCCCAGCAGGGATCCCCGCTTTTTGTTACTTGCGAACTCACGGCACCTGCTATCAAGGTCACCGGCACGTGGCACGGCAAGCGCCTGACGTTCTTTCGCGGAGAAAAGCCGCATCTCTGGTACGCCCTCGCCGGCGTCGATCTTGACACGCAGCCCGGACCCTACGAAGTAAAGGTCAGTGCGCACCTGCGAACCGGCCGCTGGGCGAGCGCCACGAAGAGAGTGACCATCGAGCCAATCAACGCGAGCGCTGGGAACGTCCAGGTTCCGGAACAATACGTGCAGCCCAGCCCCGAGGAACAGAAGCAGATTGCCCACGACGACCTGCTCAAGAAAAGGGCTTTCGCCCGCGACATCCAGCGGCCGCTCTGGTCAGGCGGATTTGCCGAACCGATTGAAGCGCCTGCTACGCCAAGCTTCGGCGAGACACGCCTGATGAACGAGGAGAAGACCAGCCGCCACCTTGGGACTGATTATCCAGCGAAGGAGGGCACAGCGGTCCACGCGTCTAATTCGGGCGTCGTGGTGCTGGCGCGATCGATGTTCTACGAGGGCAACATCGTCATCATTAACCACGGCCAGCGCCTCTTCACCGTTTACATGCACCTGTCGCGCATCGATGTCCACGAAGGCCGGCGCGTGCGCAAGGGGCAGACCATGGGGCTGAGCGGAGCCACCGGCCGCGTCTCCGGGCCTCATCTACACTTTGAAGCGAAGTGGTCAGGCTCTGCAGTCGATCCGGTGCAGCTAGTCCACCTCACATTGCCTGATTTGAAGCCCGAACATCGCCACGCGCACTAG
- a CDS encoding glycosyltransferase family 39 protein, translating into MSAAEERRSDALLLAGIAAVFAIAHVLTNGRYGFHRDELQFLSDARHLDWGFVAYPPLTPFIERVSLSLFGVSLVGLRLASVIGQAIVIFVSGLMARDLGGNRLAQVASAITVGLSGLPIFEATEFQYTTFSYLWWVLVCWFVIRLLKSENPRWWIAIGAAIGLCLMTKYSTVFFVAGLLAGLALTRARRWFLSPWFYAGVGVALLLFLPNIVWLARHDFISYTFLQHIHARDVGEGRAEGYWKYQFLLDANLFATPVWIAGLIAFARSSRYRVLAWMYAVPVLVFWVNKGRFYYVAEAYPALIAMGCAAAEGWLARRPTWAQRTVATAYFTCVAAMGAFLLAILVPIAPDGRLRDFALKNNSDLREEFGWDDMNRAIAAARDSLTPEQRASFGILTGNYGEAGAIENLGGAYQLPPPISLTNSFYLRSYPQQQPSTLIVVGWSQRQVDREFTGCRVAGHNGNTLGIHNEESDDHPDIYVCGPPKKGWPEFWRTNQRFG; encoded by the coding sequence TTGTCCGCAGCAGAGGAGCGCCGTTCCGACGCCCTTCTGCTTGCCGGCATCGCCGCGGTATTTGCGATCGCGCACGTCCTGACGAACGGACGCTATGGCTTCCATCGCGATGAGTTGCAGTTTCTCTCGGACGCCCGGCATCTTGACTGGGGATTCGTTGCCTACCCGCCGCTGACGCCCTTCATCGAGCGCGTGAGCCTGAGCCTGTTCGGAGTGTCGCTCGTCGGCCTGCGTCTTGCCTCTGTGATCGGGCAAGCTATTGTCATTTTTGTGAGTGGGCTGATGGCACGCGACCTCGGCGGCAATCGCCTGGCGCAGGTTGCCTCTGCCATCACGGTCGGGCTCTCCGGGTTGCCGATCTTCGAGGCCACAGAGTTCCAATACACGACCTTCTCTTATCTGTGGTGGGTGCTCGTCTGCTGGTTCGTCATCCGGCTGCTCAAGTCGGAAAATCCTCGCTGGTGGATCGCCATCGGCGCGGCCATCGGCCTGTGCCTGATGACGAAGTACTCTACAGTCTTTTTCGTCGCCGGGCTTCTTGCGGGTCTTGCCCTGACGCGAGCACGGCGATGGTTCCTGAGTCCCTGGTTCTATGCCGGCGTAGGAGTGGCGCTTCTGCTATTCCTGCCGAATATTGTCTGGCTGGCTCGCCACGACTTCATCTCCTACACGTTCCTGCAACACATTCACGCGCGCGACGTGGGCGAAGGCCGCGCTGAGGGCTACTGGAAGTATCAGTTCCTGCTGGACGCCAATCTCTTCGCCACGCCTGTCTGGATCGCCGGCCTGATCGCCTTTGCGCGATCCAGTCGATATCGCGTGCTGGCTTGGATGTACGCCGTGCCTGTGCTCGTTTTCTGGGTCAATAAGGGCCGCTTCTACTATGTAGCCGAGGCCTATCCCGCCCTGATCGCGATGGGCTGCGCGGCTGCAGAGGGCTGGTTGGCGCGCCGCCCCACGTGGGCGCAGCGGACGGTGGCGACCGCTTACTTCACGTGCGTAGCGGCGATGGGGGCCTTCCTACTGGCGATTCTCGTGCCCATTGCGCCTGATGGCCGACTGCGCGACTTCGCCCTGAAAAACAATAGCGACCTGCGCGAGGAATTTGGCTGGGATGACATGAACCGCGCCATCGCCGCAGCGCGCGATTCCCTCACCCCTGAGCAGCGCGCGAGCTTCGGTATTCTCACCGGCAACTACGGCGAGGCCGGCGCAATTGAGAATCTTGGCGGAGCGTATCAACTACCGCCGCCCATCAGTCTGACGAACTCGTTCTACCTGCGCAGTTACCCGCAGCAACAACCGTCGACACTGATCGTTGTGGGATGGTCTCAGCGCCAGGTGGATCGCGAGTTCACCGGATGTAGAGTCGCGGGACACAATGGAAACACGCTTGGGATTCACAACGAAGAGAGCGATGATCACCCCGACATTTACGTCTGCGGTCCGCCGAAGAAGGGCTGGCCGGAGTTCTGGCGGACGAACCAGCGCTTCGGATGA
- a CDS encoding MOSC domain-containing protein, with the protein MRVLSVNCGLPREVDWHGRTVTTSIYKEPVEGRVPLRTLNLDGDRQSDLTVHGGKDKAVYCYQIEHYQYWREELPGRALPLGVFGENFTVEGLPSEHDIYVGDRLSIGSAEAVVTQPRLPCYKLGIRFGADTMVKWFLDAGRTGFYLAVTREGDVGVGDEITLLGRAPKSVPVSEITRLYIAKRFNDDDALQVRHAISADALPESWKQYFREKLARQ; encoded by the coding sequence ATGAGAGTCCTCTCCGTTAATTGCGGTCTGCCCCGCGAAGTCGACTGGCACGGCCGCACCGTGACCACTTCCATCTACAAGGAGCCAGTCGAGGGCCGCGTCCCGTTGCGTACGCTGAACCTCGATGGCGACCGGCAGTCGGATCTCACGGTCCATGGTGGCAAAGACAAAGCAGTCTATTGCTATCAAATTGAGCATTACCAATACTGGCGAGAGGAACTACCTGGCCGCGCTCTGCCCTTGGGAGTCTTCGGCGAAAACTTCACTGTCGAGGGGCTGCCCTCTGAGCACGATATTTATGTGGGCGATCGGCTCTCGATCGGCAGCGCTGAGGCAGTCGTCACGCAACCACGCCTTCCCTGTTACAAGCTCGGCATCCGGTTTGGAGCAGACACGATGGTTAAGTGGTTTCTCGACGCCGGACGCACGGGATTCTATCTAGCCGTAACCCGCGAGGGCGACGTCGGGGTCGGCGACGAGATCACGCTGCTCGGCAGGGCCCCGAAATCTGTGCCCGTTTCTGAGATCACCCGTCTCTACATCGCGAAGAGATTTAATGATGACGATGCGCTGCAGGTTCGCCATGCGATCAGTGCCGATGCACTGCCGGAAAGCTGGAAACAATACTTCCGTGAAAAGCTGGCGCGCCAGTGA
- a CDS encoding HAD family hydrolase, translated as MRLELPAGTFRAYLFDCDGTIVDSMPLHYKAWKKALAEHGAEYEEELFYAWGGRPIREIIRLLNEMQGLEMPVEELAARKEALYHQLVPTLQPIPEVVEHIDAKHGHIPMAVVSGSRRSSVTASLGAVNLLDKFDTLVCAEDYKNGKPAPDAFLLAAERLGVPPAECLVFEDTDLGIEAATAAGMVSVKVPQPLERG; from the coding sequence ATGAGACTTGAACTTCCGGCGGGCACGTTCCGCGCCTATCTCTTCGACTGCGACGGGACCATCGTTGACTCCATGCCGCTGCACTACAAAGCGTGGAAGAAGGCGCTTGCCGAGCACGGCGCCGAGTATGAGGAAGAACTTTTCTACGCCTGGGGCGGCCGGCCAATCCGCGAAATCATCCGCCTGCTCAATGAGATGCAGGGGCTGGAAATGCCCGTCGAAGAACTAGCCGCGCGCAAGGAAGCCCTCTACCATCAGCTCGTCCCTACCCTGCAGCCAATTCCTGAAGTCGTGGAACACATAGACGCTAAGCATGGGCACATCCCCATGGCAGTGGTCTCCGGAAGCCGCCGCAGTTCTGTCACGGCTTCACTTGGCGCGGTAAACCTGCTAGACAAGTTCGACACCCTGGTCTGCGCCGAGGACTACAAGAACGGCAAGCCTGCGCCAGACGCCTTTCTGCTGGCTGCAGAGCGCCTTGGCGTGCCTCCAGCCGAGTGCCTGGTTTTCGAGGACACGGATCTCGGGATTGAAGCCGCTACGGCTGCCGGGATGGTCAGCGTTAAGGTGCCGCAGCCTCTTGAACGGGGTTAG
- a CDS encoding CAP domain-containing protein — MMSLRVWALVFLSSVAAVCAAQAGPRPAAAEQLFALANQSRAQVGADPLKWDRALAEAAMRHCQRMAQEGPISHRYSGEADLTERAAAAGAHFGLIEENIAAGDYASQIHEGWLNSPGHRRNLLNPQVDHVGIAVIESHGTLYAVADYSRGVQALSPAQVESKIGELLHSTGIMVHQDTAEARAACRLDRGLPSMPGGSAPQFVMRWQGADLDHLPQELASRARSGRYHSAAVGSCPPRGEVGGFTAYRLAVLLY; from the coding sequence ATGATGTCCCTCCGAGTCTGGGCTCTTGTATTTCTTAGTTCAGTTGCGGCCGTGTGTGCCGCCCAAGCAGGTCCGCGGCCCGCAGCGGCCGAGCAGTTGTTCGCCCTGGCCAATCAGTCGCGCGCGCAGGTGGGCGCTGATCCGCTGAAGTGGGATCGCGCGCTCGCCGAAGCCGCGATGCGACATTGCCAGCGCATGGCGCAGGAAGGCCCCATTTCGCATCGCTACAGCGGCGAAGCAGACCTGACAGAGCGAGCGGCGGCAGCCGGAGCGCACTTCGGGCTCATCGAGGAGAACATCGCCGCCGGTGATTATGCATCGCAAATTCATGAAGGCTGGCTGAACTCCCCCGGCCATCGCCGCAACCTGCTCAATCCTCAGGTGGATCATGTCGGCATCGCCGTCATCGAGTCGCACGGGACCCTCTACGCGGTGGCTGACTACTCGCGCGGCGTGCAGGCGCTCTCCCCTGCCCAGGTGGAGTCGAAGATCGGCGAGCTTCTCCACTCGACCGGCATCATGGTCCATCAGGACACCGCCGAGGCCCGCGCCGCTTGCCGCCTCGACCGTGGACTCCCCAGCATGCCCGGAGGAAGCGCGCCACAGTTCGTCATGCGCTGGCAGGGCGCTGACCTGGACCATCTGCCGCAGGAACTCGCGTCGCGGGCCCGCTCCGGGCGATATCACTCGGCCGCCGTGGGCAGCTGCCCGCCGCGCGGTGAGGTGGGCGGGTTTACGGCGTATCGCCTGGCCGTGCTGCTGTATTGA
- a CDS encoding site-specific recombinase: MTVSQAVDTHNLILESLPPEMRSDPAINSLVSILERYLNPADLAERLDAFVALKRWVSTGKGVSGATRPRLGNFLTLIESQTELRKAFQAASRQVLTELRSVELFAEAGLQPHAGLWSETIRRITQRILPSAQSETDLRWLVVRLYPTAKDIDRLFELPDEQFERMARALSPAEDAAAWAVQRSDLTQAFQLLAVHIAGLGLSPEMRARSTPNAIEESPYYRIQQATAELVKQSGTPDTIREWRTQAHRIREELEHAHLRMEDAGVSTALVFDLLTIERALNRMQCIAVLLFVAEPHEAIVAVKVLLDDVMNSRRDELSVRGLLRENTALLARKIVERTGKTGEHYIANTRKEYRSIWKASLGGGLLTVLTAAIKMRVVEAHFPPFVEFMAAGMDYALSFIVMQHLHLALATKQPSVTAATFAGIVRTSQGKERLERVAEFVSRIARSQLASAIANLIAVGGGCVAFAELWFYIFGSRYLDVQTSKYVYFTLDPFGSGTIIFAAITGLILWVSALAGGWIENFFKFNSIPLAIAQHPAGHTFGQQRMKRLANFIDANISGWGTCIVLGFGLGFVPALGKFLGVPLDVRHVTLTTGTLALAAASFGKDWLYRGWFIYTVYGVAVTFVVNLGVSFSIAASVALRAYGVPGKEQWRLLRHTIKSFFRSPARFLFPPRINVETSEADRAGHQAS, from the coding sequence ATGACCGTCTCACAGGCTGTTGATACCCACAACCTGATTCTGGAATCCCTCCCGCCGGAGATGCGTAGCGATCCGGCGATCAACTCTCTCGTGTCCATCCTTGAGCGGTACCTGAACCCGGCCGACCTCGCTGAGCGGCTGGACGCCTTTGTTGCGCTTAAGAGGTGGGTATCGACAGGCAAGGGTGTCTCCGGCGCGACCAGGCCACGGCTCGGTAATTTTCTTACGCTCATCGAATCGCAGACGGAGCTGCGCAAAGCGTTTCAGGCGGCCAGTCGCCAGGTTTTGACCGAACTCCGCTCAGTGGAATTGTTCGCCGAAGCGGGCCTGCAGCCGCACGCGGGACTGTGGTCCGAGACCATTCGCCGCATTACGCAGCGCATTCTACCCTCCGCGCAGAGCGAGACTGATCTTCGCTGGCTAGTGGTTCGACTCTATCCCACAGCCAAAGACATCGACAGGCTGTTCGAACTGCCGGACGAACAGTTCGAGCGGATGGCGCGGGCTCTTTCTCCGGCAGAGGACGCGGCGGCGTGGGCTGTTCAGCGATCCGACCTGACGCAGGCTTTCCAGTTGCTCGCTGTCCATATAGCCGGCCTTGGGTTGTCGCCGGAGATGCGTGCGCGCAGCACGCCCAATGCCATTGAAGAGTCGCCCTATTACCGGATCCAGCAAGCGACAGCAGAGTTGGTGAAGCAGAGCGGAACACCTGACACGATCCGTGAGTGGCGCACGCAGGCACATCGCATCCGCGAAGAACTTGAACACGCGCATCTGCGCATGGAAGACGCGGGCGTGAGCACGGCGCTTGTATTTGATCTGCTCACCATCGAGCGGGCGCTTAACCGCATGCAATGCATCGCCGTGCTGCTCTTTGTGGCGGAACCTCATGAAGCGATCGTTGCGGTCAAGGTCCTGCTGGATGACGTGATGAATTCCCGCCGTGACGAGCTAAGCGTCCGCGGATTGTTGCGCGAGAACACTGCGCTGCTGGCGCGCAAAATCGTCGAGCGAACCGGGAAGACAGGCGAGCACTACATCGCAAATACGCGCAAGGAATACCGCTCCATCTGGAAAGCGTCCTTGGGCGGCGGACTATTGACCGTGCTGACCGCGGCGATCAAGATGCGTGTGGTGGAGGCGCATTTTCCACCATTCGTCGAGTTCATGGCGGCCGGCATGGACTATGCGCTGAGTTTCATCGTCATGCAGCATCTGCATCTCGCGCTTGCCACCAAGCAGCCGTCAGTAACCGCAGCAACATTTGCCGGAATCGTGCGTACCTCGCAAGGCAAGGAGCGGCTGGAGCGAGTGGCGGAGTTCGTGAGCCGAATTGCCCGGAGCCAGCTGGCGTCGGCGATCGCCAATCTCATTGCCGTGGGCGGCGGGTGCGTGGCGTTCGCTGAGCTGTGGTTCTATATTTTCGGAAGCCGTTACCTTGATGTTCAAACGTCAAAGTATGTCTATTTCACGCTCGACCCGTTTGGATCAGGCACCATCATCTTCGCGGCCATCACCGGCCTGATCCTGTGGGTCTCGGCGCTTGCAGGCGGCTGGATCGAGAATTTCTTCAAGTTCAACTCCATTCCGCTTGCCATTGCGCAGCATCCGGCGGGTCACACCTTTGGCCAGCAACGCATGAAGAGGCTGGCGAATTTCATCGACGCCAATATCTCAGGCTGGGGCACATGCATTGTGCTTGGCTTTGGTCTGGGTTTCGTTCCAGCGCTCGGAAAATTTCTTGGTGTTCCGCTCGATGTTCGCCACGTGACGCTCACGACCGGAACACTTGCGCTGGCCGCGGCGAGTTTCGGAAAAGACTGGCTCTATCGCGGTTGGTTCATCTACACGGTCTATGGAGTTGCTGTCACCTTTGTTGTCAACCTCGGCGTGAGCTTCTCCATCGCCGCATCCGTCGCCTTGCGAGCGTATGGGGTACCGGGGAAGGAGCAGTGGAGATTGCTGCGGCATACGATCAAGAGCTTCTTCCGATCGCCGGCGAGGTTCCTGTTCCCCCCGCGGATCAACGTCGAGACGAGCGAAGCCGACCGCGCCGGGCACCAGGCTTCGTAA
- a CDS encoding alpha/beta hydrolase — protein sequence MKLLVGALSLAMASLTANSQKFVWQPSPGHTQIPIWPGKAPDPQPVRGPEIAERDPASLIGGKPATGISNVTRPTITVYSPAERNTGAAIVVFPGGGYQMLAIDLEGTEVCDWLVPKGITCILLKYRVTDVGPYPKSGPYPESPMALEDAQRAVGLVRFHAADWNIDPHKIGVLGFSAGGHLAAAISNHFAQRLYPAVDAADKLSCRPDFAVAIYPGHLNLSAAEWDARQGTKKFSALHAPNADRETSLNPDLHVTKETPPTFLLQAEDDRVDSVYDSLTYFLALKKAGVPAELHVYAQGNHAFGLRRTKLPITAWPELVETWLRTIGMAGTVGSPTRPQ from the coding sequence ATGAAGCTTCTCGTCGGCGCTCTGAGCCTTGCGATGGCCTCGCTCACCGCGAATTCGCAGAAGTTCGTCTGGCAGCCATCGCCGGGCCACACGCAGATTCCCATATGGCCGGGCAAGGCGCCCGATCCGCAACCGGTCCGCGGCCCTGAGATAGCCGAGCGGGATCCCGCCTCGCTGATTGGCGGCAAACCCGCAACAGGCATCAGCAACGTGACGCGGCCCACAATCACCGTCTACTCGCCGGCAGAAAGGAACACAGGTGCCGCCATCGTCGTCTTTCCTGGAGGCGGATACCAGATGCTGGCCATCGACCTCGAAGGCACCGAGGTCTGCGACTGGCTCGTGCCCAAAGGGATCACCTGCATCCTGCTCAAGTATCGCGTCACCGACGTCGGTCCCTATCCGAAGTCCGGACCCTATCCTGAGTCGCCCATGGCCCTTGAAGATGCGCAGCGAGCCGTTGGACTCGTGCGCTTCCACGCCGCAGATTGGAACATCGATCCACACAAGATTGGAGTGCTTGGCTTCTCAGCCGGCGGCCATTTGGCCGCTGCCATCAGCAATCATTTCGCCCAGCGTTTGTACCCCGCAGTCGACGCGGCCGACAAGTTAAGCTGCCGGCCCGATTTCGCCGTGGCCATCTATCCGGGGCATCTGAACCTGTCCGCCGCGGAGTGGGATGCGCGCCAGGGCACGAAGAAGTTCAGCGCCCTGCATGCGCCCAACGCCGATCGTGAAACGAGCCTCAATCCCGACCTCCATGTCACGAAGGAGACTCCGCCGACGTTTCTGCTGCAGGCCGAAGATGACCGCGTCGACAGCGTCTATGATTCGCTGACCTATTTCCTGGCTCTGAAGAAGGCCGGCGTCCCGGCGGAGTTGCACGTCTACGCACAGGGCAATCACGCCTTCGGTCTGCGGCGGACAAAACTGCCGATCACCGCGTGGCCCGAATTGGTGGAAACATGGCTGAGGACGATCGGTATGGCCGGGACAGTGGGTTCGCCAACCCGCCCCCAGTGA
- a CDS encoding metallophosphoesterase family protein, with translation MKIAVISDTHGLLRPEVLPKLRGAEAILHLGDVGDPEILDTLREYAPVTAVRGNIDKSGPCSRLPETEVLLFDGAYIYLLHDISTLHLDPAAAKFAAVLFGHSHKAEIRRHKDVLYFNPGSCGPRRFNLAVTMGYLHVSDDGGVEAEIVALNVPLSN, from the coding sequence TTGAAGATCGCCGTCATCAGCGACACACACGGCCTGCTGCGCCCCGAGGTTCTGCCGAAACTCAGAGGCGCTGAGGCGATCCTTCACTTGGGTGACGTGGGCGATCCTGAAATCCTCGATACCCTCCGCGAGTACGCTCCGGTCACGGCCGTTCGCGGCAACATCGACAAGAGCGGCCCATGCAGCCGCCTGCCTGAGACCGAGGTCCTGCTCTTCGATGGCGCCTACATCTACCTGCTGCACGACATCTCCACTCTGCACCTGGACCCCGCCGCGGCGAAGTTCGCGGCTGTGCTGTTCGGGCATTCCCACAAGGCGGAGATCCGTCGCCATAAGGACGTGCTTTATTTCAACCCAGGCAGTTGCGGGCCGCGGCGATTCAATCTCGCGGTGACCATGGGATACCTGCACGTAAGCGACGACGGGGGTGTCGAGGCTGAGATTGTTGCTCTGAACGTTCCGTTGAGTAACTGA
- a CDS encoding AmpG family muropeptide MFS transporter, producing MKESARNDERGAGANWRRAWAAYTDRRVLQVLALGFSSGLPLLLTYSTLQAWLATVGVRRSTLGAIALVGTAYSFKFVWSPLIDRVPPPIPLGRRRGWGITIQVLLIAAILALGSCDPKHHLPRMAVLAVAVAFLSASQDIVIDAWRVESLTLDQQAPGAAMVQSGYRIGMLAAGAGALFIAASAGWFAAYATMAGLLSVGLLVFFFAPEPKVPSETSYQARSIWSTIGHAFFKAVIAPFGDFMRRPLWPVILIAIFLYKMGEAMAGVMSTPLYISLGFTLPEIATASKIFGFFSIVIGALIGGVVTTRFGIRTALILCGILQSIGNLFFVLQAMGGHRIGYLALCVTAENLTGAMAGTALITYLSSLCSPAFTATQFALLSSLASLSRTVIASSGGVLSEKIGWVQFFLLTSLVGLPSILLFFWIGPRNGTRNGRLTQALSDTDDLSEEPIPAPKL from the coding sequence ATGAAGGAATCGGCCCGAAACGACGAACGAGGCGCTGGAGCAAACTGGCGTCGCGCGTGGGCAGCCTATACGGATCGACGCGTGCTGCAAGTGCTTGCACTGGGATTCTCGAGTGGCTTGCCGCTCCTCCTCACCTACTCCACTCTTCAGGCATGGCTTGCTACAGTCGGCGTGCGTCGCTCAACGCTGGGCGCCATAGCCCTGGTTGGCACGGCTTATTCCTTCAAATTCGTATGGTCGCCGCTTATCGATCGCGTCCCGCCCCCGATACCTTTGGGACGCCGGCGCGGATGGGGAATCACCATTCAGGTTCTTCTCATCGCGGCGATTCTCGCTTTGGGCTCCTGCGATCCGAAGCATCACCTGCCGCGCATGGCCGTTCTGGCCGTCGCTGTCGCCTTCCTGTCCGCGAGTCAGGACATCGTCATCGATGCCTGGCGCGTCGAGAGCCTTACCCTTGATCAGCAGGCCCCCGGAGCCGCCATGGTTCAATCCGGCTACCGCATCGGCATGCTGGCCGCCGGTGCCGGCGCCCTGTTCATCGCGGCGTCCGCAGGGTGGTTCGCGGCCTACGCCACCATGGCTGGGCTGCTCAGCGTGGGATTGCTGGTGTTTTTCTTCGCTCCTGAGCCGAAGGTGCCTTCAGAGACTTCTTATCAAGCACGATCGATATGGAGTACGATCGGTCACGCTTTTTTCAAGGCCGTAATTGCCCCTTTTGGCGACTTCATGCGCCGGCCGCTCTGGCCCGTCATCCTGATCGCGATCTTCTTATACAAAATGGGCGAAGCGATGGCGGGAGTGATGTCGACCCCACTCTACATATCCCTGGGATTCACGCTCCCTGAGATTGCGACCGCGTCGAAGATATTTGGATTTTTCTCGATCGTGATTGGGGCGTTGATAGGCGGCGTGGTCACGACTAGGTTTGGAATTCGCACGGCCCTGATCCTTTGCGGCATTCTGCAGTCCATCGGCAATTTGTTTTTCGTATTGCAGGCAATGGGTGGGCATCGGATCGGCTATCTTGCATTGTGCGTCACTGCCGAGAATCTCACCGGGGCCATGGCTGGAACCGCGTTGATTACATATCTCTCCAGCCTCTGTTCGCCTGCTTTCACGGCGACTCAGTTCGCGCTGCTCTCCTCGCTCGCATCGCTTAGCCGTACGGTGATTGCCTCTTCGGGAGGAGTGTTGTCCGAGAAGATCGGCTGGGTGCAATTTTTCCTGCTTACCAGCCTCGTCGGATTGCCCTCCATCCTCCTCTTCTTCTGGATCGGCCCGCGCAATGGCACCCGGAATGGCCGGCTCACCCAGGCGCTCAGCGACACAGATGATCTCTCAGAAGAGCCGATTCCCGCTCCGAAGCTCTAA
- a CDS encoding cytochrome P450 produces the protein MSVIISPNAAPPVLAGPTPPQQRLPLFQYLRIVRRNFIEALDEGMYQAPIIQQRSAVSRSFIVNDPAGVRRVLLENAANYPKAPVEHRILGPAMGNGLILSDGETWRAHRRIMAPAFDHRTNERYAPVMVDAARKTAARWAALQPGAIVEVQHAMMELTLDIIARSMFAADSDSIVSIIREGSDRYQEVMMVGLLEFVPAIGPLWSAWKGLRGRAIMRDFDRAMFDLIGARMKTGANANGDLLDRLISSRDEESGSGMSAREVRDQVLTIFVAGHETTALSLMWTWYLLSMHPEHEARMHAELDAVLGGREPAWPDVGKLVYTRMILQESMRLYPAVHTLAFRTALKDDVLCGMPVPKGSLVTIIPWLIHRHRKLWENPDRFDPERFTPESIARRERLAYLPFGFGPRICIGASFAMTEAVLILATLAQRFRLRVAPGCSVEPHAVFTLHAKNGMQMTVEPRG, from the coding sequence ATGTCTGTTATAATTTCGCCCAATGCGGCTCCCCCAGTGCTCGCCGGTCCCACGCCGCCGCAACAGCGTTTGCCTCTCTTCCAATACCTGCGAATCGTCCGCCGCAATTTTATCGAAGCGCTCGATGAGGGCATGTACCAGGCCCCGATTATCCAGCAGCGCTCGGCCGTCTCCCGCAGCTTTATCGTCAACGATCCCGCTGGCGTGCGCCGCGTCCTGCTTGAGAACGCTGCCAATTACCCTAAGGCGCCCGTGGAGCACCGCATCCTCGGCCCCGCCATGGGCAACGGTCTCATTCTGAGCGACGGCGAAACGTGGCGCGCACATCGACGCATCATGGCACCCGCCTTCGATCACCGCACCAATGAGCGCTACGCGCCGGTGATGGTGGACGCGGCGCGCAAAACGGCCGCGCGATGGGCTGCGCTGCAGCCGGGCGCGATTGTAGAAGTGCAACACGCAATGATGGAACTGACGCTCGACATCATTGCGCGCTCCATGTTTGCCGCGGACAGCGACAGCATCGTGTCGATCATCCGGGAAGGGTCAGATCGCTATCAGGAAGTCATGATGGTTGGCCTGCTCGAGTTTGTGCCTGCCATCGGCCCTCTATGGAGCGCGTGGAAGGGCTTACGAGGACGGGCTATCATGCGCGATTTCGACCGTGCGATGTTCGACCTCATTGGCGCGCGCATGAAAACCGGCGCGAACGCGAATGGCGATTTGCTCGACAGGCTTATCTCCTCGCGTGATGAAGAGAGCGGCTCCGGAATGAGTGCGCGCGAGGTCCGCGACCAAGTGCTGACGATCTTCGTGGCGGGGCACGAGACCACCGCTCTGTCGCTCATGTGGACGTGGTACCTGCTGTCGATGCATCCCGAACACGAAGCCAGAATGCACGCGGAGCTCGATGCGGTTCTGGGTGGCCGCGAGCCCGCTTGGCCCGACGTGGGGAAGCTGGTGTACACGCGGATGATTCTGCAGGAATCGATGCGCCTCTATCCTGCGGTGCACACACTGGCGTTTCGAACCGCACTCAAGGACGACGTTTTGTGCGGCATGCCTGTCCCTAAAGGCTCACTCGTCACCATCATCCCCTGGCTCATTCATCGGCATCGGAAACTCTGGGAGAATCCCGATCGCTTCGATCCCGAGCGGTTCACGCCTGAATCCATCGCGCGCCGCGAGCGGTTGGCTTATCTGCCGTTCGGCTTCGGACCTCGCATCTGCATAGGCGCGTCGTTCGCAATGACCGAGGCTGTGCTCATCCTCGCCACGCTCGCCCAGCGGTTCCGGTTGCGTGTTGCGCCGGGGTGCAGCGTGGAGCCGCATGCAGTGTTCACTCTTCACGCGAAGAACGGGATGCAGATGACGGTGGAACCGCGGGGTTGA